A genomic segment from Tuwongella immobilis encodes:
- a CDS encoding DUF6370 family protein yields MRQLFAALVMGVIAMGLSFTVQAEDKPAAKEVTLKGTVTCAKCDLGIAKKCETVIKVGDKVIYFDTAAHKKYHGDTCSTPKAGEVVGTVSKVKDKEVVKVKSVKYND; encoded by the coding sequence ATGCGTCAGTTGTTTGCTGCGCTGGTTATGGGCGTCATCGCCATGGGTCTGTCGTTCACGGTGCAAGCCGAAGACAAGCCCGCCGCCAAGGAAGTGACCCTCAAGGGCACCGTGACCTGCGCCAAGTGCGATCTGGGCATCGCCAAGAAGTGCGAAACCGTCATCAAGGTTGGCGACAAGGTGATCTACTTCGACACCGCTGCCCACAAGAAGTACCATGGCGACACCTGCTCCACCCCGAAGGCCGGCGAAGTCGTTGGCACGGTGAGCAAGGTGAAGGACAAGGAAGTGGTCAAGGTTAAGTCGGTGAAGTACAACGACTAA
- the argB gene encoding acetylglutamate kinase, translated as MNEAIQKAQVLIEALRYIRTFRNHHTVIKLGGSAMEDPAALRTTLEAVVFMETVGLRPILIHGGGKPIDRAMAASGLKPQKIQGRRVTDPDTLAIVVRVLREEINTGIVQQIRELGGRAVGLHTGPLQALFGHKLLLPGDDGTLIDLGQVGEVTSVDGEMILDFAAAGRIPVIPSLAIGGDGGWLNINADTAASAVAANLKAEKFILLTDTPGILRDRNDPTSLLTSLDAEDCRQLIADGIIDSGMIPKVEACLDSLRQGVLKTHIVDGRLRYSLLLEIYTHSGVGTEIVLTRAERAIPRR; from the coding sequence ATGAACGAAGCGATCCAAAAAGCGCAAGTGCTGATTGAAGCGTTGCGTTACATCCGCACCTTTCGCAATCATCACACGGTCATCAAGCTGGGCGGCAGCGCGATGGAAGATCCGGCTGCACTCCGCACGACGCTGGAAGCCGTCGTGTTTATGGAGACAGTCGGCCTGCGCCCGATTCTGATTCACGGTGGCGGCAAACCGATCGACCGCGCCATGGCCGCATCCGGGCTGAAACCGCAAAAGATTCAAGGCCGCCGCGTCACCGACCCGGACACGCTGGCGATTGTCGTGCGGGTGTTGCGCGAAGAAATCAATACCGGCATCGTGCAGCAGATTCGCGAACTCGGCGGGCGAGCGGTTGGCCTGCACACCGGGCCACTGCAAGCGCTGTTCGGCCACAAGCTGCTGCTGCCCGGCGATGATGGCACGCTGATCGATCTGGGCCAAGTTGGGGAAGTGACCAGCGTGGATGGCGAGATGATTTTGGATTTCGCCGCCGCGGGCCGGATTCCGGTCATCCCATCGTTGGCCATTGGCGGAGACGGCGGTTGGTTGAATATCAACGCCGACACCGCCGCCAGCGCGGTGGCAGCGAACCTCAAGGCCGAGAAATTCATCCTGTTGACGGACACCCCGGGCATCCTCCGCGATCGCAACGATCCAACTTCGCTGCTCACCAGCCTGGATGCCGAGGATTGCCGCCAGTTGATTGCCGATGGCATCATCGATAGTGGCATGATCCCCAAGGTTGAAGCCTGCTTAGACAGTCTCCGCCAAGGCGTGCTGAAAACGCACATCGTGGACGGCCGATTGCGTTATTCGCTGCTGCTGGAAATCTATACCCACTCGGGGGTTGGGACGGAAATCGTTCTGACTCGCGCCGAGCGAGCGATTCCCCGCCGCTAA
- a CDS encoding aspartate aminotransferase family protein — MATATYSTPDIMALAQQYLIGNYTRYPVCLVRGEGSLVWDAEGNRYIDFFPGWGCGLLGHCPPRIVDAVREQVAQLIHVPNTWYTEPQALLAQALVERGSFPGKAFFCNSGTEANEAAIKLARLYGSANPNAQGKPRYKIVTMTNSFHGRTFAALSATAQPKYHHGVEPMLPGFLYAPHGDLDAVRKLIDSETIGIMLEPIQGEGGINLPPEGYLEGLRAICDEHNMLLIFDEVQTGMGRTGKWYAYQHWNLTPDIVTLAKALAGGVACGGLVAKSEVAQYLKPGTHAATFGGNPLSARAALATIETIDAEGLLERSLQLGQRFAERFNALKERCPLIHDVRVRGVMIGVELVREGAPIVKGCLERGLLINVTHGTVIRLLPAMNLSDELFDEGCDILEEVLLAHAAT; from the coding sequence ATGGCTACCGCGACCTATTCCACGCCGGACATCATGGCCCTGGCTCAGCAATACCTGATTGGAAATTACACCCGCTACCCCGTTTGCTTGGTGCGTGGTGAAGGGTCGCTGGTGTGGGACGCCGAGGGGAATCGCTACATCGATTTCTTCCCCGGCTGGGGTTGCGGCCTGTTGGGGCACTGCCCGCCGCGCATCGTGGACGCCGTCCGCGAACAAGTCGCCCAGTTGATCCATGTGCCCAACACTTGGTACACCGAACCGCAAGCTCTGCTGGCACAAGCACTTGTGGAACGCGGCTCGTTCCCCGGAAAAGCCTTCTTCTGCAACAGCGGCACCGAAGCCAACGAAGCGGCCATCAAGTTGGCGCGGCTCTACGGGTCGGCCAATCCCAACGCCCAGGGCAAGCCACGCTACAAAATCGTCACCATGACGAATTCGTTCCATGGCCGAACCTTCGCCGCGTTGAGTGCGACCGCTCAGCCGAAGTATCATCATGGCGTCGAACCGATGCTGCCCGGATTCTTGTACGCGCCGCATGGCGATCTCGACGCCGTCCGCAAACTGATCGACTCCGAAACAATCGGCATTATGTTGGAACCCATTCAGGGCGAAGGGGGCATCAACCTGCCGCCGGAAGGCTACCTGGAAGGGCTGCGGGCCATTTGCGATGAGCACAACATGCTGCTCATTTTCGACGAAGTGCAGACCGGCATGGGCCGCACCGGCAAATGGTACGCATACCAACATTGGAATCTCACTCCGGATATTGTCACGCTCGCCAAGGCATTGGCCGGCGGTGTCGCCTGCGGGGGACTCGTCGCCAAGTCGGAAGTGGCCCAATATCTGAAGCCCGGCACCCACGCCGCAACCTTCGGTGGCAATCCACTTTCCGCCCGCGCGGCCCTGGCCACCATCGAAACCATCGACGCCGAGGGACTGCTGGAGCGCAGCCTGCAACTGGGCCAACGATTCGCCGAGCGATTCAACGCCCTGAAGGAACGCTGCCCGCTGATTCACGACGTGCGGGTGCGTGGGGTGATGATTGGCGTCGAGCTGGTCCGCGAGGGTGCCCCGATTGTCAAGGGCTGCTTGGAGCGTGGCCTGCTGATTAACGTCACCCATGGCACGGTGATTCGCTTGCTGCCGGCCATGAATTTGTCGGATGAACTGTTTGACGAGGGGTGCGACATCCTGGAAGAGGTGCTGCTGGCCCACGCCGCAACCTGA
- the argF gene encoding ornithine carbamoyltransferase yields the protein MSVLHRVEPMRHFLHLLDLTGEQISELLTEAIRFKAARARRALPKPLADRVIALVFEKPSLRTRVSFESAILQLGGSSLYLAGADVGLGWRESNADIARTLNQFVDAVVLRVFKQSTLDELARWSSIPIVNGLSDLEHPCQALADVMTIVELFGTVAGKTVTFVGDGNNVSRSLAVAVGKLGGTFILSAPAGYGFDAEFTQWYATNIGNPLSEISDPTAAVAHADVIYTDVWTSMGQEAEREKRLKDFTGYQVNESLLAKAPSHTKVLHCLPAHRDEEITDGVMESPASVVFQQAGNRMYAQMAVLAKLVS from the coding sequence ATGAGTGTCCTTCACCGAGTGGAACCGATGCGGCATTTTCTGCATCTGCTCGATCTAACCGGCGAGCAAATTTCCGAGCTGCTGACCGAAGCGATTCGCTTCAAGGCGGCTCGTGCGCGACGTGCCTTGCCCAAACCGTTGGCCGATCGCGTGATCGCTCTGGTGTTCGAGAAACCCTCGTTGCGCACTCGCGTCAGCTTCGAATCCGCCATCCTGCAACTGGGCGGCTCCAGCCTCTATTTGGCCGGGGCCGATGTCGGGCTGGGCTGGCGGGAATCGAACGCGGACATCGCCCGCACCTTGAATCAATTCGTCGATGCCGTCGTTCTGCGCGTCTTCAAGCAATCGACGCTCGATGAATTGGCTCGCTGGTCGAGTATTCCCATTGTCAACGGATTATCTGATCTCGAACATCCCTGCCAAGCTCTGGCGGATGTGATGACGATTGTGGAACTCTTTGGCACCGTCGCTGGCAAGACTGTGACGTTTGTGGGCGATGGCAACAACGTCTCGCGCTCGCTGGCCGTCGCGGTCGGCAAGCTCGGCGGCACGTTTATCCTGTCGGCCCCAGCCGGATACGGCTTTGATGCGGAATTCACCCAGTGGTATGCCACGAACATCGGCAACCCCCTGAGCGAAATCAGCGATCCCACCGCCGCGGTTGCCCATGCGGATGTCATTTACACCGACGTCTGGACAAGCATGGGCCAAGAAGCCGAGCGCGAAAAGCGGCTCAAGGATTTCACCGGCTATCAGGTCAATGAATCGCTGCTGGCCAAGGCACCTTCGCACACCAAAGTGCTACACTGCCTCCCGGCCCACCGCGATGAAGAGATCACCGATGGCGTCATGGAAAGCCCGGCAAGTGTGGTTTTCCAGCAAGCGGGCAATCGCATGTACGCCCAAATGGCCGTCCTTGCCAAACTCGTCAGCTAA
- a CDS encoding cryptochrome/DNA photolyase family protein: MERFRHPSLAARVRPANPHPIRETGDYVLYWMQLYRRLRWNHALDYAIESAANLGKPLVIYEGLKRSYPWANARLSQFMLEGMRDTARDAAQLGVTIWQFVEGSPDHENNRPAWFHPDGRGLVRHLAAKACLVVTDDYPMYIVPEQSLALAQKTDTAVHLVDGNSIIPLANLGDPVGAAAHMRPRIHRQFAEHWPHGPIAEPVLPAVVRQAVPAPFPTWTPPEDLPRLVQSIGVDPTVPAVANIPGGREAGLAHLREFVRKRLTRYAEERSIPDSLQRTAASGLSPYLRHGHVSIHEIVSAVLNHRGNWSVDQINFKNRNKREGFYCDDADVNSFLDEAITWRDLGYHWHRHRRTDIRSLQTALPDWAYATLHRHSTDRRAHVYTREQWEHADTHDHIWNAAQRELVATGRIHNYLRMLWGKKVLEWSASPEEAYQTLEYLNNKYALDGRDPNSYSGILWTFGLFDRPWPPERQVFGNIRYMSSENTAKKFKLGPYLDWVRSLPTIGQVHRGVTSLTPATLF; the protein is encoded by the coding sequence ATGGAACGCTTTCGTCACCCCAGTTTGGCCGCGCGTGTCCGCCCCGCGAATCCGCACCCGATCCGCGAAACCGGCGACTATGTGCTGTATTGGATGCAGCTCTATCGACGCCTCCGCTGGAATCATGCGTTGGATTATGCCATCGAATCGGCGGCGAATTTGGGCAAGCCGTTGGTCATCTACGAAGGGCTGAAACGGTCGTATCCCTGGGCGAATGCGCGGCTCAGCCAGTTCATGCTCGAAGGGATGCGTGACACCGCGCGCGATGCCGCCCAACTCGGGGTCACGATTTGGCAGTTCGTCGAAGGCTCGCCCGATCACGAGAACAATCGCCCGGCGTGGTTCCATCCCGATGGTCGCGGGCTGGTGCGGCATCTGGCGGCGAAGGCATGTTTGGTCGTTACCGACGATTATCCCATGTACATCGTGCCGGAACAGTCGCTGGCGCTTGCCCAGAAGACCGACACAGCGGTGCATCTGGTCGATGGCAATTCGATCATTCCGCTGGCGAATTTGGGCGATCCGGTAGGTGCCGCCGCGCACATGCGACCGCGGATTCATCGCCAATTTGCGGAACATTGGCCGCATGGCCCGATCGCCGAGCCGGTGCTGCCTGCGGTGGTTCGTCAAGCGGTGCCCGCCCCATTCCCGACCTGGACGCCGCCGGAAGATCTGCCGCGATTGGTGCAGAGCATTGGCGTCGATCCCACCGTCCCGGCCGTCGCCAATATCCCCGGTGGCCGCGAGGCGGGGTTGGCCCACCTGCGGGAATTCGTCCGCAAGCGGCTGACCCGATATGCCGAGGAACGCTCGATCCCCGATTCGCTGCAACGCACCGCCGCCAGCGGATTAAGCCCGTATCTGCGTCATGGCCACGTTTCGATTCACGAAATCGTCTCCGCCGTGCTGAACCATCGCGGGAATTGGTCGGTCGATCAAATCAATTTCAAGAATCGCAACAAACGCGAGGGGTTCTACTGCGACGATGCGGATGTGAATAGCTTCCTGGATGAAGCGATCACCTGGCGGGATCTGGGCTATCACTGGCATCGGCACCGTCGCACGGATATTCGCAGTTTGCAGACCGCGCTGCCGGATTGGGCCTACGCCACGCTGCATCGCCACTCGACCGACCGCCGCGCGCACGTCTACACCCGCGAACAGTGGGAGCATGCCGATACGCACGACCACATCTGGAACGCCGCCCAGCGCGAACTGGTGGCCACCGGTCGCATCCACAACTACTTGCGCATGCTGTGGGGCAAAAAGGTGCTGGAATGGTCGGCCAGCCCCGAAGAAGCGTATCAGACGCTGGAATATCTGAACAACAAATATGCGCTCGATGGTCGAGATCCGAATTCGTATTCGGGCATTCTGTGGACCTTCGGATTATTCGATCGCCCCTGGCCACCGGAGCGGCAAGTCTTCGGCAACATCCGCTACATGTCGTCGGAGAATACCGCCAAGAAATTCAAACTCGGGCCGTATCTGGATTGGGTGCGCTCGCTGCCGACCATCGGCCAAGTCCATCGCGGCGTGACCAGCCTGACCCCGGCGACGCTGTTTTGA
- a CDS encoding glycine zipper domain-containing protein, giving the protein MNGRSCRIAAGMLMGLTGLLSLSGCSGMSNTLKGGGIGGLGGAGLGAAIGSISGNAGAGAAIGAAVGTAGGAIVGNSIDQDEKAAAEAQVASAEMAAEQARQQLGLTDIAKLAQTGASDQIILNQIEVTNSTFQLTPNDITWLKENGVSDSVILCMQNRRTRPLKAPAPPPVQIKREIVHVHQPPPPPVVERVYVMPAPPPPPPPGIRIRYSQQW; this is encoded by the coding sequence ATGAACGGGAGATCGTGTCGAATTGCTGCCGGCATGCTGATGGGCCTAACCGGGCTCTTGTCGCTATCCGGCTGCTCGGGAATGTCCAATACGCTCAAAGGCGGGGGCATCGGTGGACTCGGCGGCGCCGGGTTGGGAGCCGCCATTGGCTCCATCTCGGGCAACGCCGGAGCCGGTGCCGCCATCGGAGCGGCCGTTGGCACCGCGGGTGGTGCGATTGTCGGCAATAGCATCGACCAAGACGAGAAAGCCGCCGCCGAGGCCCAAGTGGCCAGCGCCGAAATGGCCGCCGAGCAAGCCCGTCAACAACTCGGCCTAACCGACATCGCCAAACTGGCGCAAACCGGCGCATCCGACCAGATTATTCTCAACCAGATCGAAGTAACGAATTCAACATTCCAACTCACGCCCAACGATATCACTTGGCTGAAAGAAAACGGCGTCAGCGATTCGGTGATTCTCTGCATGCAAAATCGCCGCACGCGCCCGTTGAAAGCCCCAGCCCCGCCGCCGGTGCAGATCAAGCGTGAGATTGTCCATGTCCACCAGCCGCCACCACCGCCAGTGGTCGAGCGCGTGTACGTGATGCCCGCCCCGCCGCCACCACCGCCGCCGGGCATCCGCATCCGCTACTCGCAGCAGTGGTAA
- a CDS encoding AAA family ATPase: MITRLYVDNFKSLVNFELQFTEVTLLVGPNGIGKTSVLDILHALRQLLAGISNLPAKDKPGTHTVFETSTLTRWQQRRTQVVELDAKLDGHDYRYRLEIEHEPSNRQARIILESLTLAGKPLFQFIQGEVQLYRDNHSRGPSFGGDWSESALARVTARNDNNHLTRFLEFMRKVIVCGLYPTTFTAESSSEDAVLERTGRNFAAWYRHQLLERQELVPEFTKALQEVIPGFRTIRMEKVGLDTRALMVMFDQFGQKFELRLDEVSDGQRMLIALYSLVKLAVGQGYTLFLDEPDNYVALAEIQPWLIELADACGNEIPQAVLCSHHPELIDYLGRDSGILLQREITGVTTAKSIAASASKQSTPPHLKLSEHLARGWQP; the protein is encoded by the coding sequence ATGATTACACGTCTCTATGTTGACAACTTTAAAAGCCTGGTGAATTTTGAGCTTCAATTTACGGAGGTAACTTTGCTGGTGGGACCCAACGGAATTGGGAAAACCTCCGTGCTCGACATTCTGCATGCGCTTCGACAATTGCTTGCAGGCATCTCCAATTTACCCGCGAAAGACAAACCGGGCACTCACACCGTGTTTGAAACCTCCACCCTCACCCGTTGGCAACAACGCCGGACGCAAGTGGTAGAACTCGATGCGAAACTCGATGGCCACGACTATCGCTATCGCCTGGAAATTGAGCACGAACCCAGCAATCGGCAAGCCCGAATCATCTTGGAATCACTCACACTCGCCGGCAAACCACTGTTCCAATTTATCCAAGGCGAAGTCCAACTTTATCGCGATAACCATTCCCGTGGTCCCAGTTTTGGCGGCGATTGGTCCGAATCGGCACTCGCGCGAGTCACGGCACGCAATGACAACAACCACCTGACCCGCTTTCTGGAATTCATGCGCAAGGTCATCGTCTGTGGATTGTATCCCACCACCTTCACCGCAGAATCGAGCAGCGAAGATGCCGTTTTGGAGCGAACGGGGCGAAACTTTGCGGCATGGTATCGGCATCAATTGCTGGAACGCCAAGAATTAGTTCCGGAATTCACGAAAGCACTCCAAGAAGTCATTCCCGGATTTCGCACCATCCGCATGGAAAAAGTGGGGCTGGATACCCGAGCACTGATGGTGATGTTCGACCAATTTGGCCAAAAATTCGAATTGCGGCTCGACGAAGTTTCAGACGGTCAACGCATGTTGATCGCTCTCTATTCGCTGGTCAAACTCGCAGTTGGGCAAGGATACACCCTATTTCTGGATGAGCCTGACAACTACGTTGCCCTCGCAGAAATCCAACCATGGCTAATCGAGTTGGCAGATGCTTGCGGGAACGAAATCCCGCAGGCCGTTCTCTGCTCCCATCATCCCGAGTTGATCGACTATTTGGGTCGGGATAGCGGCATCCTGCTCCAGCGAGAAATCACGGGCGTCACGACCGCCAAATCGATCGCCGCCTCGGCCTCCAAACAATCCACTCCACCTCACCTGAAACTCTCCGAACACCTCGCACGAGGATGGCAACCATGA
- a CDS encoding pentapeptide repeat-containing protein — translation MPSVFDEKPLGFSYFRAKLEDADRSHLTMPRTLFSRSWLVRTSFVGTDLSESCMCWNDFDGCDFSGADLSGCDMRASHFRGCRFAKAILRGADLRRSSFEGCDFAGADLSDAVAEDEDFDGCIHDFLSSEQQATMTLTDEGPEPPGG, via the coding sequence ATGCCGAGCGTCTTCGACGAGAAGCCGCTCGGGTTCAGCTACTTCCGCGCCAAGCTCGAGGATGCCGACCGCAGCCACCTGACCATGCCCCGCACCCTGTTCAGCCGGTCGTGGCTGGTCCGCACCAGCTTCGTCGGCACCGACCTATCCGAGTCGTGCATGTGCTGGAACGACTTCGACGGATGCGACTTCAGTGGGGCGGACCTGTCTGGATGTGACATGCGGGCATCCCACTTCCGCGGGTGCCGCTTCGCCAAGGCGATACTGCGGGGCGCGGACCTCCGCCGGTCGTCGTTCGAGGGCTGCGATTTCGCAGGGGCCGACCTGAGCGACGCGGTGGCTGAGGACGAGGACTTCGATGGGTGCATCCACGATTTCCTCAGCTCAGAGCAGCAGGCAACCATGACACTCACCGACGAGGGGCCAGAACCGCCGGGCGGGTGA
- a CDS encoding ferritin-like domain-containing protein: MRSSSEWVAYFERNAAELRAIPWEMGAGVTDAELSAISASLRGWQLGETSDGSHLLAAARHYAAAVGDPEFIDAVRLFITEEQRHGGNLGRFLDLAGVERASSDWGDSLFRAIRYAMPRMEIWATPVVMVETHAMVYYNAVRRATQSPVLRAICEQILADEVAHIRFQCERLAILHRRRPWWQRKLTMGLHRLLFAGITVAVWGGHQRALRAGGYDFGRFWRAAWRKMRFAWRAMSPNTYCWQPPQQPPQAPQQSAASSILSPVSVGRGAAAELGRR, from the coding sequence GTGCGAAGCTCTTCAGAGTGGGTCGCCTACTTCGAACGGAATGCCGCCGAGTTGCGTGCAATCCCGTGGGAGATGGGCGCGGGCGTGACCGATGCCGAGTTGTCCGCCATCTCGGCGTCTCTTCGTGGCTGGCAACTCGGCGAGACATCCGATGGGTCGCACCTTCTGGCTGCGGCCCGCCACTACGCGGCGGCGGTCGGCGACCCGGAATTTATCGACGCCGTCCGGTTGTTCATCACGGAAGAACAGCGGCACGGCGGTAACCTTGGCCGGTTCTTGGACTTGGCCGGCGTGGAGCGAGCCAGCTCGGACTGGGGCGACAGCTTGTTTCGAGCAATTCGGTATGCTATGCCTCGGATGGAGATCTGGGCGACCCCGGTGGTGATGGTCGAGACGCACGCGATGGTCTACTACAACGCCGTGCGACGGGCGACGCAGTCACCGGTATTGCGGGCGATCTGCGAGCAAATCCTTGCCGACGAGGTTGCCCACATCCGATTCCAGTGCGAGCGACTTGCCATCCTGCACCGCCGACGTCCGTGGTGGCAGCGGAAGCTCACGATGGGCCTGCATCGTCTGCTGTTCGCCGGGATCACGGTCGCCGTCTGGGGCGGACACCAGCGAGCGTTGCGGGCCGGCGGGTATGACTTCGGTCGTTTCTGGCGTGCCGCCTGGCGCAAAATGCGGTTCGCTTGGCGGGCCATGTCTCCTAACACCTATTGTTGGCAGCCGCCGCAGCAGCCGCCCCAGGCACCACAGCAGAGCGCGGCCTCATCGATCCTTTCCCCAGTTTCAGTCGGCCGTGGCGCGGCGGCTGAGCTGGGTCGACGATGA